A section of the Apodemus sylvaticus chromosome 10, mApoSyl1.1, whole genome shotgun sequence genome encodes:
- the LOC127693696 gene encoding olfactory receptor 10A7-like: MRGSMISSHLDRYGSVAGMGAQNSSAITELVLVGFSDHPQTEVPLFLFFSLVYLANCLGNTAVVTLVALDVSLQTPMYFFLCHLAFLNGFFSTVVAPKMLFNLLASRKVISYLFCMAQTYLTLFLESTECFLLAVMAIDRYVAICYPLRYLLIMSWAVCAALAVAVWVTGFCASVIPLCFTILPLCGPYVVDYLFCELPVLLHLFCGDTSLVEAMMAIGGAGTVLFPFLLIVLSYLRILVAVMRIDSAEGRQKAFSTCASHLAVVTIYYGTGLIRYLRPKSLYSAEGDKLLSVFYAVIGPALNPFIYSLRNKEVQGSMRRLVERYKKSTRITF; encoded by the coding sequence ATGCGGGGTTCTATGATTTCTTCTCATTTGGACAGGTATGGCTCAGTAGCAGGCATGGGAGCCCAGAATTCCAGCGCCATCACTGAGCTGGTCCTGGTTGGATTTTCTGATCACCCCCAGACTGAagttcccctcttcctcttcttctctctggtCTACCTAGCCAACTGTTTGGGGAATACAGCCGTTGTCACCTTAGTGGCTCTAGACGTCTCTCTGCAGACACCCATGTATTTCTTCCTCTGCCACCTGGCTTTCCTCAATGGATTCTTCAGCACGGTTGTGGCTCCAAAGATGCTCTTCAATCTCCTTGCAAGCAGGAAGGTCATATCTTACCTATTCTGCATGGCTCAGACCTACCTCACCCTGTTCTTGGAGTCGACTGAGTGCTTTCTCCTTGCGGTGATGGCCATAGATCGCTACGTGGCCATCTGCTACCCATTGAGGTATCTTCTCATCATGAGCTGGGCGGTGTGTGCTGCACTGGCAGTGGCAGTCTGGGTCACAGGCTTTTGTGCCTCAGTTATACCTCTCTGCTTCACAATCCTGCCACTCTGTGGTCCCTATGTTGTTGATTATCTTTTCTGCGAGCTGCCCGTCCTTCTGCACCTGTTCTGTGGGGATACATCTCTCGTGGAGGCCATGATGGCCATTGGAGGGGCTGGCACtgtgttgttccctttcctgctGATTGTTCTCTCCTACCTTCGCATCCTGGTGGCTGTGATGAGAATAGACTCAGCTGAGGGCAGACAAAAGGCCTTTTCAACCTGTGCTTCACACTTGGCTGTGGTGACCATCTACTACGGAACGGGGCTGATCAGGTACTTGAGGCCCAAGTCCCTTTACTCTGCTGAGGGAGACAAACTTCTCTCTGTGTTCTATGCGGTCATCGGTCCCGCACTGAACCCAttcatctacagcctgagaaACAAGGAAGTGCAGGGCTCTATGAGGAGACTGGTCGAGAGATACAAGAAAAGCACCAGAATCACTTTCTAG
- the LOC127694590 gene encoding olfactory receptor 2T29-like isoform X1, producing MRNYTGQSDFTLLGLFSQSKHPVLLAVVIFVAFLVALSGNALLILLMLSDTHLHTPMYFFISQLSIMDMMYISVTVPKMLMDQVLGSHKISATACGMQMFLYLSLIGSEFLLLGAMSYDRYVAICYPLRYPVLMNHRVCLLLISVCWLLGSLDGFLLTPVAMTFPFCGTRTIYHFFCEVRAVTKLSCSDTWLYETLMYVCCVLMILIPVIVISGSYSSILLTVLRMNSAEGRKKALATCSSHMTVVLLFYGAAVYTYVIPPSIHTPEKDMMVSVFYTIVTPLLNPLIYSLRNKNVTEAMKKFLGLAPIF from the exons ATGAGGAACTACACTGGACAGTCAGATTTCACCCTGCTGGGACTCTTCAGTCAATCCAAGCACCCTGTCCTGCTGGCTGTGGTTATATTTGTGGCTTTCCTGGTGGCCTTGTCTGGGAACGCCCTCCTGATCCTGCTGATGCTCTCTGACACCCACCTCCATACACCCATGTACTTTTTTATCAGCCAGCTGTCCATCATGGACATGATGTACATTTCTGTCACTGTGCCCAAGATGCTCATGGACCAGGTCCTGGGGAGCCACAAGATTTCAGCTACAGCCTGTGGGATGCAGATGTTCTTGTATCTGTCGCTAATAGGGTCAGAATTTTTGCTTCTAGGTGCCAtgtcctatgaccgctatgtggccatctgctaTCCACTCAGGTATCCTGTCCTCATGAACCACAGGGTGTGTCTTCTCCTGATATCTGTCTGTTGGCTCCTGGGATCCTTGGATGGATTTTTGCTCACCCCTGTTGCCATGACCTTCCCGTTCTGTGGAACCCGGACGATCTATCACTTCTTCTGTGAGGTGCGTGCTGTGACAAAGCTCTCCTGCTCTGACACCTGGCTCTATGAGACCctcatgtatgtgtgctgtgtgctcatGATTCTCATCCCTGTGATAGTCATTTCAGGCTCCTATTCATCCATCCTCCTCACTGTCCTCAGGATGAACTcagcagagggcaggaagaaGGCCCTGGCCACCTGCTCCTCCCACATGACTGTGGTCCTCCTCTTCTATGGAGCTGCTGTCTATACCTATGTGATCCCTCCCTCCATTCACACCCCTGAGAAGGACATGATGGTTTCTGTGTTTTATACCATAGTCACCCCTCTGTTGAATCCACTAATCTATAGTCTTAGGAATAAGAATGTTACAGAGGCTATGAAGAAATTCTTGGGT TTAGCTCCAATCTTTTAA
- the LOC127694300 gene encoding olfactory receptor 2T29-like, whose protein sequence is MNNYTGQSDFTLLGFFSESKHPALLAVVIFVIFLMALSGNALLILLIVSDIHLHTPMYFFISQLSLMDMMYISVTVPKMLMDQVLGSHKISAAACGMQMFLYVTLAGSEFFLLASMSYDRYVAICHPLRYPVLMNRRVCLLLLSVCWLLGSLDGFMFTPVTMTFPFCGSQEIHHFFCEVPAVTKLSCSDTWLYETLMYVCCVLMLLIPVTVISGSYSSILLTVLRMNSAEGRKKALATCSSHMTVVLLFYGAAVYTYMLPASLHTPEKDMVVSVFYTILTPLLNPLIYSLRNKNVTDAMKKLLGVKPFFQESLK, encoded by the coding sequence ATGAACAACTACACTGGACAGTCAGATTTCACCCTGCTTGGATTTTTCAGTGAATCCAAGCACCCTGCCCTGCTGGCTGTGGTCATATTTGTGATTTTCCTGATGGCCTTGTCTGGGAACGCCCTCCTGATCCTGCTGATAGTCTCTGACATccacctccacacacccatgtacttttttATCAGCCAGCTGTCCCTCATGGACATGATGTACATTTCTGTCACTGTGCCCAAGATGCTCATGGACCAGGTCCTGGGGAGCCACAAGATCTCGGCTGCAGCCTGTGGGATGCAGATGTTCCTCTATGTGACACTAGCAGGATCAGAATTTTTCCTTCTGGCTTCAATGTCCTATGATCGTTATGTGGCCATTTGCCATCCACTCCGGTATCCTGTCCTCATGAACCGTAGGGTGTGTCTCCTCCTGTTGTCTGTCTGTTGGCTCCTGGGATCCTTGGATGGCTTCATGTTCACTCCTGTCACCATGACCTTCCCGTTCTGTGGATCTCAGGAGATCCACCACTTCTTCTGTGAGGTTCCTGCTGTGACCAAGCTCTCCTGCTCTGACACCTGGCTCTATGAGACCctcatgtatgtgtgctgtgtgctcatGCTTCTCATCCCTGTGACAGTCATCTCAGGCTCCTATTCATCCATCCTCCTCACTGTCCTCAGGATGAACTcagcagagggcaggaagaaGGCCCTGGCCACCTGCTCCTCCCACATGACTGTGGTCCTCCTCTTCTATGGAGCTGCTGTCTATACCTACatgctccctgcctccctccacaCCCCTGAGAAGGACATGGTGGTGTCTGTGTTTTACACCATACTCACCCCTCTGTTGAACCCACTAATCTATAGTCTTAGGAATAAAAATGTCACTGATGCTATGAAGAAACTTTTGGGTGTGAAACCCTTCTTTCAAGAATCTTTAAAGTAA
- the LOC127694590 gene encoding olfactory receptor 2T29-like isoform X2, whose translation MRNYTGQSDFTLLGLFSQSKHPVLLAVVIFVAFLVALSGNALLILLMLSDTHLHTPMYFFISQLSIMDMMYISVTVPKMLMDQVLGSHKISATACGMQMFLYLSLIGSEFLLLGAMSYDRYVAICYPLRYPVLMNHRVCLLLISVCWLLGSLDGFLLTPVAMTFPFCGTRTIYHFFCEVRAVTKLSCSDTWLYETLMYVCCVLMILIPVIVISGSYSSILLTVLRMNSAEGRKKALATCSSHMTVVLLFYGAAVYTYVIPPSIHTPEKDMMVSVFYTIVTPLLNPLIYSLRNKNVTEAMKKFLGVKLFPETVK comes from the coding sequence ATGAGGAACTACACTGGACAGTCAGATTTCACCCTGCTGGGACTCTTCAGTCAATCCAAGCACCCTGTCCTGCTGGCTGTGGTTATATTTGTGGCTTTCCTGGTGGCCTTGTCTGGGAACGCCCTCCTGATCCTGCTGATGCTCTCTGACACCCACCTCCATACACCCATGTACTTTTTTATCAGCCAGCTGTCCATCATGGACATGATGTACATTTCTGTCACTGTGCCCAAGATGCTCATGGACCAGGTCCTGGGGAGCCACAAGATTTCAGCTACAGCCTGTGGGATGCAGATGTTCTTGTATCTGTCGCTAATAGGGTCAGAATTTTTGCTTCTAGGTGCCAtgtcctatgaccgctatgtggccatctgctaTCCACTCAGGTATCCTGTCCTCATGAACCACAGGGTGTGTCTTCTCCTGATATCTGTCTGTTGGCTCCTGGGATCCTTGGATGGATTTTTGCTCACCCCTGTTGCCATGACCTTCCCGTTCTGTGGAACCCGGACGATCTATCACTTCTTCTGTGAGGTGCGTGCTGTGACAAAGCTCTCCTGCTCTGACACCTGGCTCTATGAGACCctcatgtatgtgtgctgtgtgctcatGATTCTCATCCCTGTGATAGTCATTTCAGGCTCCTATTCATCCATCCTCCTCACTGTCCTCAGGATGAACTcagcagagggcaggaagaaGGCCCTGGCCACCTGCTCCTCCCACATGACTGTGGTCCTCCTCTTCTATGGAGCTGCTGTCTATACCTATGTGATCCCTCCCTCCATTCACACCCCTGAGAAGGACATGATGGTTTCTGTGTTTTATACCATAGTCACCCCTCTGTTGAATCCACTAATCTATAGTCTTAGGAATAAGAATGTTACAGAGGCTATGAAGAAATTCTTGGGTGTAAAACTCTTTCCAGAAACAGTGAAGTAA